In Streptomyces sp. NBC_01439, the following are encoded in one genomic region:
- a CDS encoding 3-oxoacyl-ACP synthase III family protein: MSTATYSRIEALGVCLPATVQTTPQLAASVPGLGEADIEKITGITERRVYDPEPAAGEDSFGMALAAARDALESSRYRAEDLDIVISASITRFKDGSRFAFEPSFAAMLARELGARSAIHFDVSNACAGMMTGVWLLDRMIRSGAVRRGLVVSGEQATRVAQTAAREMTDSYDPQFASLSVGDSAAAVVLDVSADAADRIHYIELMTCSEYSHLCMGMPSDRTPGISLYTDNKKMHNRDRLKLWPRFHGDFLAKKGRAFAGEEFDYVIQHQVGTRFIDYVNQTAEAEFGAPMPTSLSVVERYGNTATTSHFLTLCEHLRTGGARPGAKYLMVPAASGVVTGALSATLTNVGV, encoded by the coding sequence ATGAGCACCGCCACGTACAGCCGAATAGAAGCCTTAGGCGTCTGCCTTCCGGCAACGGTCCAGACCACCCCTCAACTCGCCGCCTCGGTCCCGGGGCTGGGGGAGGCGGACATCGAGAAGATCACCGGGATCACGGAGAGGCGCGTGTACGACCCCGAACCGGCGGCCGGCGAGGACTCGTTCGGGATGGCCCTGGCCGCCGCCCGGGACGCGCTGGAGTCCTCCCGCTACCGGGCCGAGGACCTCGACATCGTCATCTCCGCCTCGATCACCCGCTTCAAGGACGGAAGCCGCTTCGCCTTCGAGCCGTCCTTCGCCGCGATGCTGGCCCGGGAGCTGGGCGCCCGCTCCGCCATCCACTTCGACGTCTCCAACGCCTGCGCGGGAATGATGACGGGCGTCTGGCTGCTCGACCGGATGATCCGCTCCGGCGCCGTGCGGCGCGGCCTGGTCGTCAGCGGTGAGCAGGCGACCCGCGTCGCGCAGACCGCCGCGCGCGAGATGACCGACTCCTACGACCCGCAGTTCGCCTCGCTCTCCGTGGGGGACTCGGCGGCCGCGGTCGTCCTGGACGTCTCCGCCGACGCCGCCGACCGCATCCACTACATCGAGCTGATGACCTGCTCCGAGTACTCCCACCTGTGCATGGGCATGCCCAGCGACCGGACCCCCGGCATCTCCCTCTACACGGACAACAAGAAGATGCACAACCGGGACCGGCTCAAACTGTGGCCGCGGTTCCACGGGGACTTCCTGGCGAAGAAGGGGCGGGCGTTCGCCGGTGAGGAGTTCGACTACGTGATCCAGCACCAGGTCGGCACCCGCTTCATCGACTACGTCAACCAGACGGCCGAGGCCGAGTTCGGCGCCCCCATGCCTACCTCCCTCTCCGTGGTGGAGCGGTACGGGAACACCGCCACGACCTCGCACTTCCTGACGCTGTGCGAGCACCTCAGGACGGGCGGCGCCCGCCCCGGGGCCAAGTACCTGATGGTGCCGGCCGCTTCCGGCGTGGTCACCGGTGCCCTGTCCGCGACGCTCACGAACGTGGGGGTGTGA